The DNA segment ATGGTCGCTAGACGGTGAGCGATAACCAGTGTCGTCCGTCCGATCGACAGCTCGGCCAGCGATTGCTGGATCGCCGCTTCGGTCTCCGTGTCCAGCGCCGATGTCGCCTCGTCAAGAATCAAAATCGGCGGATTTTTAAGGAACATCCTGGCAATAGCAAGCCGCTGCTTCTGCCCTCCAGACAGTTTAACGCCCCGTTCACCAATGACCGTATCCATCCCATCAGGCAATTGGCTAATCATCTCCTCCAGAGATGCCCGTCTCGCCGCTTCCCAGATTTGCTCCTCGGTGGCCTTCAGATCTCCGTACATGATGTTCTCTCGAATCGTGCCCGCGAAGAGGAACACATCTTGTTGAACGATACCGATATTTCTACGCAGCGACTGCAGCGTCATCTCTCGGATATCCATGCCATCCACCGTGATCCGTCCTTCGTTCACCTCATAGAACCTCGGCAGAAGGCTGCAAATCGTCGTTTTACCAGCGCCAGAAGGACCAACAAATGCCACCGTTTCCCCCGCATGTATTGACAGATTAATGCCATTCAGAATATTTCGATCCGGCTCATAGCCGAACGTCACATTTTCAAAACGAATATCGCCTCGCAGCTTATCGACCGCGACAGCAAGATAAAGGCCATAAATTCACCCAGCTCAATTTTCCCTTGGATATAAAACCAGGCCCCACACACCATGACAAAAATAGTAATCAGCCTCGTCAGCATGTAATTGACCGAGATGCTCTTGGCCATCGTCTTGTAAGCCATTAGCATCGTCTCGCGGTAATTCATGTTGTCAACTGCAAACAGCTTTTTCTCATGTTCTTCGTTCGCGAACGATTGCACAACACGAATTCCCCCAACGTTTTCCTCAATCCGGGCATTGAAATTGCCAACATTAGCAAACAACCTGCGGTAGGTCCTGGTCATCTTCCCTCCAAACACGATAATCAACCAAGCCATAATTGGGATGATGACCCCAGTAGGTGACGATATAGTTCAAAATAGTATTCAGTGCATAAACACATAGCAGCCCAACACTTGCAAGCACAATCATGCTCCAGTTTCCTCCCGGCAGCAGATCGTCGATAAATTTGCTTATGGCTAGCGGGAACCCAAGCTCCAAGACACCCGCGATGACCGCGCAGCTGAAATCCAGCAAAAATAAGCCTTTATAAGGCCGGTAATACGAAAAAAATCGACGCCACATTGCTATTATGTCTCCTCTTTACATTAGTTGACTTTACCTTGTTTCATACATGACACTTGTTTAAAGAACGATCGGGGAGAAATTTATTTTACGACAAAAAAAAGGGCTATTGCCATCAAGAAAAAAGGGAAGCCCAATAGAAAAAACGTAGAAGTTAACTTGTTTCTTAACTCTTTATCTTCAGCCGATTCAATCTTCCTATTGGCTCTCATTTGAACCCCGCTAATAAAAGTCCCGTTGAGAATGCCCGCTAGCAGCAGCATAATAACTCCTATTCCGCCCGTAATGTTTATAGCCAGCTTCCATTCCCAAAAGAAGCCTACGGATAAAGATAACAAGACACTTAGAGTTATTCCGAGCAGCAGCTTTTTAATCGTAATTCCTCCTATCTGCGAAAATGAGTTCATTCACCATAAATTTTTAGTAAAAATTATTTCGAGCGGAGCATTTTCTTGCATTAAACATCCGGCATCCTTATACCCAAGCTTTCTATAAAAGTGCTGTGCCTCTTCATCGGATTGCGTTGATATTCTATGTAAAAGTCCTCCAGATACGGATTGAGGAGTAACTACCATCTCTCCAAGATGAAGGCTTCTACATAGTTTATCCAATTGTAAACCATAGGACGCGGCACTCATAAATTTTCCAACCTCCAGGGGAACAAAATAAATGTTTAATCCATAGTTCTCTCCTTCGCTTTGACTAGTTCGCCACTAATGACGTTGAGGTCTGATATCTATACGGTTCTCCCCCTCGATTGACATGACTGAGTCCTTTAATCCATCATAATAGAACTTCCCCAGCTCCTTATCGTTCCCTTGAGCGTCCACAATTCCATAAGTAAATAAGCTAGCCATAAATTCATCTAAGAAATATACATAGCTTTTAAAATCTGGTTTCTTCCCCCACTCCCGGTTAGCTACGTGATCCATCTGCCACTTATGTATCGCGAGCCCTTCGTCATTGATTTCATAATAATGTTCGCTATAACCAGCAGCATTAAATGTAAACCGCAACGCTTCACCTTCTGGAAAGGTATAACGGAAGTCGTGATAGCCTTCTCCGAATTGGAGCTGTGGCGCTTCTCCATTTACTCTCGTTAGTTTGAGCGCAATTTTACGCGCTTCTGTAAGATCTCCTTGCATTAAAATTTCATATTGAGCCTGCCCTGTAGGGGTACGAACGATTACACGACCATTCTTAGCATTAAACTCAATATGCGCCCCAAACGTCTCCGTGATAAACCGAAGCGGCACATAGGTTAGGCCATTTTTATTAACAACCTCAGCATCTAATTGCATTTTTTTGCCGTTAACCGTAGCTGTCTTTTCTCCCACTCGAAGCTCAACTGTTGTGGTGTTATCTTTGTCATGGACCGAAGCGATTCTCGTCTTGGGATCATAAGCATAAACAAGCCATTCTTGGTCGGTCAATGCTCTTATAGGCACCCATATTCGTCCTCCCATCGTTATAGCATTATGCTGATATTCTCCATTTACGAAAACAGCAGGGGCTGCATATGCGGAAGAGCTCACAAAGAAGAAGCTTCCGAGGATTACGGAACCAATCAGGTATTTGATCCATCTTTTCAAGAACATCCCAACTCCTTTTTCAAATTTACAAATATTAGGACGTTAATATAGCGGAAAAGTTCCGTATCATTAAGTTCAAAGCTCTGTCCAAGTTGTTCTTACATAACCCATCTTCATACCTATAATCTCCATATTTCTATGGCTTTGGGTTAAAAAACCGGCCTGGCCAATTACGATATTGCAATGGGTTATTGTCGCTTCATATATTCTTCTTCGTATTAATGCTTGCTGAAGACCATTATTTCGGTATTCGGGCAATGTTCCAGCAAAAGTTAGAGACGCCACCGAATCCTTCATATACATGACACCTACGGCAGCCGGAATATCACTCTTCATGGCTACGAAAAATTTCCAGCCTGGTCTACCGCATAAAATGAGATTATTTTGAGCGACATGAGGAATGCCTTCATCGGGAAGTCCAGTACTCCGGCAATGAATAGTTGCATAGGTTTGAATTTCCTCTGCGGTAATCTCCCTGATCCTTATATCACTTAACTCAATAATAGAATCGTCTACTATTGGATAGTATAACGATGTATGGAATCCCGATTGATAATAACCGCGTTGGGCAAGTTCTTGTAATAGTGCCTGATTCACCCGCGATGGAACAATTTCAAATTGAACTTTTCGCTTTCTAGATTTATAAAATTCAACAATCTCGTCAAGTAATTCAATCTCATTAGTGTTAATGCCCTTTACCGTATTAAAAGCTGGCCAAGGCATTGTTTCACTATATAGCGCTAATGCGTTGCCAAACGATTTTATCTCAACACCCTCAGGATTTCCTGGTCTTTCTTGAATAGCTTTCATCCTGTCCAGCATATAATCCCGTTCAGACTTTTCTATTAAGTTGACTGTCTCTTGGGTTAAAGTTTGTGACATAGTGGAGCACCTCACCGTTTTGGATTACCCATAACCAAAGGTGGAATCCCTCGGCATTAGGGTTGTGACTATTTTAATATTCTTCGAGTTGTCTACATATTTTTTTCCAATCTTCCCATGCCTTTTTATATTCAGTAAAATCACTGGGGTGATGTTTTATGCTAAGCCCTATTCGGCAGTATAGTTGGATGAGTGTCTCCGCAATCAACCTTGATTTGTTTACTCGTCCCTGTTCAAGAGATTCATAAGCAGCAATTAGCGTCTCCTTATTAAGATCATCAGGCGAAGAACAAAAAGCATAAATAAAATCGTAAATGATAGGTCCAACCATAGGTGATGGATCAATTACACCAACCAAAGTTGAGTCATGATATACGAAATTATGAACCCCTGTATCTCCGTGCAAAAGGAATCGTTCTCCTTGCTCTAAGTCATTCGCAAACAAATGATCTGCTGTTGATTTAACAAGCTTGTAATCATCATTTGACAACTCGTTTCCGATATTTATTCTAGCTTCCTCAATACTTATATCATTGAATTCTTTCCATGACTGTCGCGGGTATTCTAGCCTTCCCCACATACTTTCGCCCTGATACTTAATATAATTATTGAATAAATCCTGAGTCAGTTTTTTTAGCCAACTCTTCTTTATTCCTCGATCTACATGTGTTGTACCTTCAATAAAAGAATAAACTAGATATGTACTGTCTTGTGATGAATGTAGGATATTGGGTAATAATATCGAATTTTTATAAACGCTCAACAATTGTTCTACTAATTGAATTTGCTTTGGGGAATCGTATTTCAAAATATATTTGTCGTCTTTAGATGATTCCACTCTTAAAACAAGCCCATCTGTCGTTCCTGACAATCTTCGTAGTCTAATGATTTCATCATTCATACCGTGTAGTCTAAATAGCTTATTAATTTCATTTAAGGTCGGTTCAAGTAACATTCTTTCTTCTCCTTATTCTCCACTAATCCATGCTTATTTTTCCTTTTCCATTAGAACTCGATGCTTTTGATTCAGGTCATCTAATGACCTTTGAAGGCCATCCATCCTCCTTAATCCCGCATATTGGTTTCCAATAATTCCTGCTAGTCCAATGAGAAGTACAATAACAAGAAGTAAATTCATATTTGTTCATCCCCTTTCAGAGCCTATTGAAGGTTTTCTTAGATCTTTTGATATTTTTGTTTTACCTTTGCGTCTAACGCTGTAATACCTCATTGCTGCAGGAACGCCCTTTATTTCAAGAACCCCTTTGTAAATCAGCTCCCTCAACCGGTATTCAAAATAAGAGTCCCCGATATACTGGTCGCAATAACCAAGGGCCTCTCCAATCACACGGGCTGCCTTAATAAACCCATTCCCTTCCACAGGAGGACTTATCTTGTCTAACTTCTCCAATAAATATTGATCGTAATAATCGTCAGGCACCCCAATCACTGCATCTTCCCGCCAAATACGCAGGACTTCCCCCTGCTCCGTGATCGCCTTCCATTCCTCAGCCAACCGATTGATGTCAGTACTCGGATTACTGCAGTCATCTACGCGAAGAAATACTTCCTGAAGCCGATCGGATGGAATTTCCTTCGAGTACATATAAACGATGGTCGTTTCCTTGTGCCTATAAAGCTCTTTACAAATTTCACAAGTATCATATACCGCGATTGTATTGCTGCTACCACGCAACAAATAAAGCGCATGCCTCATTCCCACCTGCTCGATGACACTGTTCCCCGTCCAGACAATAACTTTTGCCTGTTTAGGAATGTGCTCGAGCTTATTTAGAAGCTCATTATATTCTTCTTCAAATTCGGTGTAATCGATATAAGCATCCGTAATATTATCCCGGAACCAATCGCTTCGGGCTTTTCTTCCTTCTAGCGCGTCCAAATCTCTTAACGGGCCAATCGCGTAATTTTCTCCAAACGTAATCATCTTATGCGTATCCGCCCAGCCAAGTGCTTTTAATGCCTGTCTTATACTTCCTGAAAAAGAGTCGCCAAATGCAATATGGACATGGGTACAGTTCGGCACAGGATCCCAGAATGTTCTTTTTTCCTGAAATCTCATTAAATCATCATAGTACTCAATTAAATTAGCAACAGCAGTTTCATGCGATTCCTTCTGTTCTTTAAGCAGTTTAATCTCCGCTAAAATAAATCGCAAAAATGCCTTTGCTTCATCAGCTCCTATGTGATCCAATTGTTTTGTATTCATCTCTTTTTAACTCCCGATATATTTTATTCTCACAGTTGTGCTCTTATTTTTATGTAGCGAATTAAATCGTACATGCTAATGCCAATCAGACAACCTACGAAGTTTAGAATAATATCATCAACATCAAAATAACCAAGCATAGTAATAAACTGAAGAGACTCTATTCCTACTATACTAGCTAAGCAAACCACGCTTGTAACATATTTTCTGCGAATCCTTGTAAGACCTGATATAAAAAAACCCAGCGGAACGAAAGGTACTATATTTCCCAAAACATTAAACAACACATAATCACTATTTATATTTCTTAAATATGATTTAATACTCCGAAATGGAGTCAGGTTATAGTTCCAATACCCCTGATTCCTATTCTCTTGTATTGAAATAATTCTATCCACAAATGATTCATTAAATTTGAACACCACAAAAGATAATAGCAAAAAAATATAACAGAAAAATAATATCTTCCATGCTCTTGAATTCACTAGGGAACCTCCGGGATCTTAACACTTAATAGTAACCATTATATTTTTAATCCTAAGCCCTTTCTAAACTCTTCAGCATTTTCACTGTGAGGGTTTAATCCATCCTTCTTATTAACTACGAAAGGCAGCCACTGCCAATCTTCTCCACCCACAAAAGCAAGCCTCGACCATCTGTCAAGAAAATCAATATAATTTCTTCCTAGCGTATATCCGTGCCCATTCCCATCATCATGACTTAAATATACAACTGGTGGATCCTCATCCCCATTTAGATCAAACGCGATATAGTCTCCGTTCCCTACACTTAAAAAAGCCAACTTATTATGCCAAACTCTATCGTATGGATCATTGGGATTAAAGAAAACATTTTCGACCCATTCCTTCCTCTCTTTATCCAAATCAACCATCAGGTTTAATCCCAAATGAGGTGTCCCCCCGAATATTTCCCTTAAATTATCAGGCAAGCTATATTCATCGGGTAAAAACCACCAAAAACTAAAGTTAGACGAAAACTCTAACATCGCTTTTC comes from the Paenibacillus lentus genome and includes:
- a CDS encoding DUF5316 family protein, with product MNSFSQIGGITIKKLLLGITLSVLLSLSVGFFWEWKLAINITGGIGVIMLLLAGILNGTFISGVQMRANRKIESAEDKELRNKLTSTFFLLGFPFFLMAIALFFVVK
- a CDS encoding copper amine oxidase N-terminal domain-containing protein is translated as MFLKRWIKYLIGSVILGSFFFVSSSAYAAPAVFVNGEYQHNAITMGGRIWVPIRALTDQEWLVYAYDPKTRIASVHDKDNTTTVELRVGEKTATVNGKKMQLDAEVVNKNGLTYVPLRFITETFGAHIEFNAKNGRVIVRTPTGQAQYEILMQGDLTEARKIALKLTRVNGEAPQLQFGEGYHDFRYTFPEGEALRFTFNAAGYSEHYYEINDEGLAIHKWQMDHVANREWGKKPDFKSYVYFLDEFMASLFTYGIVDAQGNDKELGKFYYDGLKDSVMSIEGENRIDIRPQRH
- a CDS encoding GNAT family N-acetyltransferase yields the protein MSQTLTQETVNLIEKSERDYMLDRMKAIQERPGNPEGVEIKSFGNALALYSETMPWPAFNTVKGINTNEIELLDEIVEFYKSRKRKVQFEIVPSRVNQALLQELAQRGYYQSGFHTSLYYPIVDDSIIELSDIRIREITAEEIQTYATIHCRSTGLPDEGIPHVAQNNLILCGRPGWKFFVAMKSDIPAAVGVMYMKDSVASLTFAGTLPEYRNNGLQQALIRRRIYEATITHCNIVIGQAGFLTQSHRNMEIIGMKMGYVRTTWTEL
- a CDS encoding phosphotransferase — translated: MLLEPTLNEINKLFRLHGMNDEIIRLRRLSGTTDGLVLRVESSKDDKYILKYDSPKQIQLVEQLLSVYKNSILLPNILHSSQDSTYLVYSFIEGTTHVDRGIKKSWLKKLTQDLFNNYIKYQGESMWGRLEYPRQSWKEFNDISIEEARINIGNELSNDDYKLVKSTADHLFANDLEQGERFLLHGDTGVHNFVYHDSTLVGVIDPSPMVGPIIYDFIYAFCSSPDDLNKETLIAAYESLEQGRVNKSRLIAETLIQLYCRIGLSIKHHPSDFTEYKKAWEDWKKICRQLEEY
- a CDS encoding DUF1835 domain-containing protein, with product MNTKQLDHIGADEAKAFLRFILAEIKLLKEQKESHETAVANLIEYYDDLMRFQEKRTFWDPVPNCTHVHIAFGDSFSGSIRQALKALGWADTHKMITFGENYAIGPLRDLDALEGRKARSDWFRDNITDAYIDYTEFEEEYNELLNKLEHIPKQAKVIVWTGNSVIEQVGMRHALYLLRGSSNTIAVYDTCEICKELYRHKETTIVYMYSKEIPSDRLQEVFLRVDDCSNPSTDINRLAEEWKAITEQGEVLRIWREDAVIGVPDDYYDQYLLEKLDKISPPVEGNGFIKAARVIGEALGYCDQYIGDSYFEYRLRELIYKGVLEIKGVPAAMRYYSVRRKGKTKISKDLRKPSIGSERG
- a CDS encoding VanZ family protein, translating into MNSRAWKILFFCYIFLLLSFVVFKFNESFVDRIISIQENRNQGYWNYNLTPFRSIKSYLRNINSDYVLFNVLGNIVPFVPLGFFISGLTRIRRKYVTSVVCLASIVGIESLQFITMLGYFDVDDIILNFVGCLIGISMYDLIRYIKIRAQL
- a CDS encoding SMI1/KNR4 family protein; protein product: MDFGLLKARISATSNRIIEIGGKVPELVIDGPAREIDILKVEEELGSRLPYSFRKAMLEFSSNFSFWWFLPDEYSLPDNLREIFGGTPHLGLNLMVDLDKERKEWVENVFFNPNDPYDRVWHNKLAFLSVGNGDYIAFDLNGDEDPPVVYLSHDDGNGHGYTLGRNYIDFLDRWSRLAFVGGEDWQWLPFVVNKKDGLNPHSENAEEFRKGLGLKI